The genomic DNA TTCAGAGTATATGCTTGCCCTTTTAGGGTTAAAATTATTAAGATATAAAAAATGTTACTGGACCAAGGCCTTGTTTATTggattttaaatattttgcacTCAGTCATTGTAATTCATGAATTTCTTGAACAGACCCAGCATCTCCTCATTATATTTTGAAGGGGTTAGTTTAGTAAAAACATCCTGTGAGTATAATGAACTTGATTTCAATGTAATTCCAGTTTAAGAATCCTTTTATTTTATATACCATTCCACATGTACACTTGCAACCATTCACATAAAAGAaggaagaagagagaaaaagggaCCGTGATGCTATTGTTACAATTTTGACAGACCACTTCACATGACGAATGTTAAGTTATTCACACATGCATAGTGCAAATGTTGTTACTGGAAGTGCATATAGCCAACAGCTCAATCATGACAGCTCATTAACCCAACACACAGAATTTCTGAGTACAAGACCAACAAGTAGAACTGCAGGTTACGGAGTCTGAACAGATGTACAGCTTTAGAAAATACAcagtttgtttaatattttaatcttatTAACATGTTTGAAATAATTAGGATATATTAATATGCACATCCAACTGTCTGTATATGGCACCATACACTGCTATCCTCATTTCAAtatgaaaaacataaaacagatttttttgtacaattaaaaCAACCTTGTTAAAAGTAGTCAGTAAACCATATGCAAGAAAATACTTATGGGGTTctccaaacaaaacatatatctatatataatttgtaaCCTTCACGTTTGTCATCATTATCTCAAAAAGTCTTACGTGTAAATGAATGATCTATGTTTGAGATGACGACGAAGATGCCGCTTGATTTTCATTTGAGTTTCCCAGGAACTGGCTAGTGGCACCGATATATAACCTTGAACGCATTGGCCACTTctgaaagacaaaataaaaacgaCAAATAGAGATAATTATTCACTTCCTTAACTGTTTCATAGCAAGAATTCGTCGTGCGTAAAAGTGGGTATTTTCAACCTTGAGCTTGAACCCCACAGTTCAAAACAAGAATTTGAAACGCATTCCAAATATTTGGTTGTTTCTATATATTCATTTCTATTTCATGTTGTGTGTCCACATTAGCCAACACAATGTACCATGTAAAAAGGCAATTAAGACTTACTTTCACAGGATGTAAGTAACCATCTCCTTTGAGTGAGTTTAAAGCTTCAGTGTGTTTTGTGTTATCCCCCTCTTCCATCTCCTCTTCTTGCAAGGTTCTCGTTAAATGCGCTATATATGTGGTTGCCAGTATCAAAACGTCTAGTTTGGATAGTTTGGTATCCGGTGGCACAGACGGTAACGTTCTCTGTAGCTCGAGGAACGCGTGTCTGAGGGTCTGCACGCGACTTCTCTCGCGCGCCGCGTTGGCTGCTGCTGGTCGCCCTCTGCCACTAAGGCCACCGGACGGGACCACCCTTGAGCGAGACAGGCCCTCTGCGCGCCGGCTGTCCGCTGAAAGCCTGTCAGGACTGGGGCTTGAGTTGGGGCTGGATGCGGGACTGTCATCCATAACTGTCACAGAACCATTGCCATCCATTCGGATTGTCTGTCTTCCAACCATTGACAAAAAACTTCTTAACCTGGATAATGACATGTCAAGTAACGCACGTGTTAAGTTGACAAACATATTTAAACTAGGCATGTTCACTTGTATATAAATATTCAGGTAGGCTAACCAAAAACATGTTTATAAGCATCTTTTAATTTTTCTTATTAGCtttctaatttatttaaaaaatatataaataaaataagattaagattttaataaaattatttcagcCCGTAAAAATTTTATGTCCGTTCTTGGCTACCACAGACATTTCAATGCTTAACGGTTATTGTTGGTTATTGAGAATCTATTCAAATTAACAGAAAAAATACCTGATTTATCCTTATGCGCACTCCTTAAAACCACACGGCAAAGCATTAAAAATTGTTCTCTTGCATATGCTCCGTTGCGCTGCTCGACAAAAGCCCTGCGGTGAAAAAAGGGTCACTTTCCCGttgcaaaaatatattaataaccaGTCACCCTGGAAGTTAGAGTAATATGTCCGTGCAGAATCCTCACCTGAATGAGTTTGTAAAGTCTCAAGAGCCTCTAATTTATTAGGGAACACAAAGAGCTGACAAGTGTTTCACTACGGTGCAATTAATCAAAAGCCTTTAATACTCTGGCAACTGCGCGCCGCTGTTTTCCCTTCGCGTCGGTAGCAGGACACAGTCCTTTTTACCAACGCCAGAGGCAGCATTTTTCGTCAAACCAGAGTTTTTAACTCACATTGCCGTTCCAAACCACAACTTCAGAAAATTATCTGAAAtatttttaggaaagaaaaaagCAGGCTATTCATGTCCTCTCGATTTGGCTTTATTCGGTGAAAAATTATGTGGTCGTCATGCTTAACAATGTAATCATTTTCAAGCTTATTTTAGTTCTATAAGCTATCATATTCGTGCTGTGGAAACTGTATGGTGCTTTCAACAATATGATACTCttctttaacatttaaaaagaacaTCGGCAGTAAAACCGCAGACAGCGTGTGCAACTTCTTTTTCTGGACAAAgccaataaataaacaaacactgcaaTCAACTGGCAAGCATGAGAAAATTCTTGTGAGACTCCTAAATTAATCATTCTGTTTTCCAGTCCGCAAAATGAGATGTGGGAGAATTAATGAATGGAATTATTCATAACATGCATACATCAGACTGTTcttaataaacattgtttttgtaaGGATGAAGTGACAGTATTGCTATTGCCCCCAGGCCAATAATGATGAAGCAGAGCAAATGAGGTTTCTCCGCCTAATAACTATAGCTTTCAGAGGATATATCAGTGTAGTTATTAAACTCAAATACGCAGGTATTATGTTCATATACGACTTTACTCGGTGCGTGTTCTATAAAATGTCTCTTCTTCagtagaataataaaaaaataatttaaataataatttacggGTTTTAATCTAAATGACTATTTCATATTAATATAGCTAAATTTAAAGCATGATACAGTGAGAGCGATCTTTGTTAAAATACTCAATTTCATTATCGGTTAGTTATTAATGTTCTGGTGGACTGCAAGTATTCACAACAACAGCAAACAGcataaataaatcttaaaatctAATTTCTTAGAGAGACTATGTAGTCTGTAATTTTCTGTATAATCAAATTTTGAAATTTGgttatttcatttacattttttccgACGATCTAaccaaataaaaatttaatttaggcaattaaatattttcctACGTTTTATGCATTATGTATTTGaccatatattttaaaaagtatctCATAAAAACACTGAACACGTTATCTTTGAATACTAAAGCATAATGTAcaaaacctaaaaaataaaaaactaaaaaacccgcctttttgtaaatataattatTGAATTAATGGTGTAATATTTTCGTTTTAATTtgctggtatttaaaaaaaaaaaaatcaaaatgctATTTATTAAAGACAAGCACAAAGACAAATATATTTCAAACAGAATTTCAGACAtagaatattcaaataaaatgttcaataCCTTAAAACCTTTACAAGCAATGTAAAAGATTTGTTAAGAGAGTGCATTGTTACAAGAGGGtgaaactgctaaaaaaaaatgcacatttcatTTAAGTGAATAAAATAATGTGGACAGAGTTGAAAACTCGCCTTGTTGAAAATATTCCGAAAAATTCCCGACATATTCCAGTCCAATTCAAACGAGCCATGTAAGGGCACTACAAAGATTTGTTAATGCGTCTTAGATTTTCAGGGTCTGCCATTCATCAATAGAATATTCTGTCACCTTGACCTGCGAACACAGGATTACAGTCATGAATTCACAGTTTCTCTTAAACAGTAtgacaaataaatgaattaaagaaAAGACATATATTGCCATTAAAATATCACTGAATTACTTGTTCATTTCGTCTAAACTAATTATTGACCGAGTTTTGTGTgatgcattaattaaaaaaactaagAACATTGAAGATTCACTAAGCATATATACAATTAATGTACAATACACACTTTGTAATGCTGCTGTTCCTTATCGCTATAAACAACCACTGGACCCCTTTTctaatacagtatatagtaaacAGATAATTAGGGCTTTAAACAACTATCATTCTTCATTATTGTTCATATAACTCACACTACTTATCATGCTCATTACATTTTTTCTTGCTAAATAGAGATAGTCTGCTCATATTTATCATAGGTGTTAAAGGACCATTTCTAAATTTCAGATACCACACACTGATATAGAAACTGAAGTGATAACCTATGTTAAAAATAACAGACATCAAAGGGGTATGATTTCTGCTGTAGAACTGTAGCTGATGTCAGTTTACACAGACCAGCGCATAGATTAACCTCAGACCAGTTCAAGGAGAAAGCTGTTTGTTTGCATgggtgggaaaaataagacataTGAGTCATAGAACTTGACAAATAGCAGGCATTTATACAATGTGTGTAAACAAAGGAAATAAGcagttacatatacagtatatatatatatatatatatatatatatatatatatatatatatatatatatatatatatatatatatatatatgtatgtaactGCTTATTTCCTTTGTTTACACACATTGTATAAATGCCTtatgatttattaatatatatatatatatatatatatatatatatatattaataaatcataattaatattattcattTGATTCATTCAAAGCACATTGTTTTTGTTATGTGAGTATTTAACTTactcaaaatatgtttttctcaCCTAAAATTTTGCAGACAGTTATTAATCTGTCCCTGTATTTAGGTTTATGACTCACAGGATTTCTACTCAGATCCAGAAGACATAGTCTAACTCCTGAAAgcataaatgaataattaaaagaaGCATTCAATTTTAACTTTAATCCTTTATCAATTATTTTTTGGGGAGTAAAATCTTATTTGAAATTTCAATTCCATTTGAATGCTGACAAAATGCTGTAACACTGATCAGATTTTGCAGCACGGGGTACATAAAACAGATTTAGCAGAAGATGTGCCGGGTTAAAATGTTGTCATTGCATCATATTTAAGACAAAGAGGTCACAAGGACAAAGAACTATTTAGCCTGAAAT from Xyrauchen texanus isolate HMW12.3.18 chromosome 41, RBS_HiC_50CHRs, whole genome shotgun sequence includes the following:
- the LOC127634130 gene encoding transcription factor 24-like → MVGRQTIRMDGNGSVTVMDDSPASSPNSSPSPDRLSADSRRAEGLSRSRVVPSGGLSGRGRPAAANAARERSRVQTLRHAFLELQRTLPSVPPDTKLSKLDVLILATTYIAHLTRTLQEEEMEEGDNTKHTEALNSLKGDGYLHPVKKWPMRSRLYIGATSQFLGNSNENQAASSSSSQT